The following proteins come from a genomic window of Gimesia chilikensis:
- a CDS encoding DUF1501 domain-containing protein — protein sequence MLKFTGKGTAHTCSGVTRRDFLQVGTLGAMGLSLPQYLEAKERGMVDKKNDNRAAIMIFNLGAPSQLDTFDMKPEAPSEIRGPFKPIDTASPDINISEIFPLHARVADKFSLVRSCYHTAAAVHDAGWQMMQTGRLFTGGINTPHIGSVVDYLRGRKTDLPANVVLPETMGRGGGNLPNGQAGGFLGKAHDPFALMADPSKPNFKVPDMLPPQEIGSARLERRRKIRDVVDSTIDHFESTEDAKLLNGNFHSAYRLMTSKEAREAFDLSKEPMKVRERYGMNRFGQCCLLSRRLVEAGVRFVTINTFLTVFNEITWDIHGSKPFTSIEGMKNIVAPMYDQAYSALIEDLYDRGMLDETLVCNVAEFGRTPKVNPAGGRDHWPQCFTCYFAGGGVQGGRVVGSSDPIGGVPADRPVSPGDLAATVYHSLGFDLHTVLPGPAGRPFPLVDVGKQEIRELF from the coding sequence ATGCTGAAGTTCACTGGCAAAGGCACAGCGCATACCTGTAGCGGAGTCACCCGCAGAGACTTTCTGCAAGTCGGTACATTAGGCGCTATGGGGCTCTCACTGCCACAGTACCTCGAAGCCAAAGAACGCGGAATGGTCGACAAGAAGAACGACAACCGTGCGGCGATTATGATCTTCAATCTGGGTGCCCCCAGTCAGCTCGACACTTTCGATATGAAACCGGAGGCACCGTCCGAAATCCGGGGTCCCTTCAAGCCCATTGATACGGCCTCCCCCGATATCAATATTTCCGAAATTTTCCCGCTGCATGCACGCGTCGCCGATAAATTCTCGCTGGTCCGTTCCTGTTACCATACCGCGGCTGCGGTCCACGATGCCGGCTGGCAGATGATGCAGACCGGTCGTCTCTTCACGGGTGGAATCAATACTCCTCACATCGGTTCGGTGGTCGATTATCTGCGAGGCCGCAAAACCGACCTGCCCGCCAACGTGGTACTCCCCGAAACGATGGGACGCGGCGGTGGAAACCTGCCCAATGGTCAGGCGGGTGGCTTCCTGGGTAAAGCTCACGATCCATTTGCCCTGATGGCCGATCCTTCCAAACCGAACTTTAAAGTTCCCGACATGCTGCCTCCCCAGGAAATTGGCTCGGCCCGTCTGGAACGTCGTCGTAAAATCCGCGACGTGGTTGACAGTACCATCGATCATTTTGAATCGACCGAAGACGCCAAACTGCTCAACGGCAATTTTCACTCGGCTTATCGCCTGATGACCAGTAAAGAGGCCCGCGAAGCCTTTGACCTCTCTAAGGAACCCATGAAGGTCCGCGAACGTTACGGCATGAACCGCTTCGGTCAATGCTGTCTGCTCTCCCGTCGTCTGGTGGAAGCCGGCGTGCGTTTCGTAACGATCAACACCTTCCTGACCGTGTTCAACGAAATCACCTGGGATATTCACGGCTCGAAACCTTTCACTTCCATTGAGGGGATGAAAAATATCGTTGCCCCTATGTACGATCAGGCTTACAGCGCCTTGATTGAAGATCTGTACGACCGAGGCATGCTGGACGAAACCCTGGTCTGTAACGTGGCGGAATTTGGCCGCACGCCGAAAGTCAATCCAGCCGGAGGCCGTGACCACTGGCCTCAATGTTTTACCTGTTACTTTGCCGGCGGAGGCGTCCAGGGTGGACGCGTGGTCGGCAGCAGCGATCCGATTGGTGGTGTGCCTGCAGATCGACCGGTTTCTCCCGGGGATCTGGCAGCGACCGTTTACCACAGCCTCGGCTTCGATCTGCACACGGTGCTCCCCGGCCCCGCCGGTCGCCCCTTCCCGCTGGTAGATGTGGGTAAGCAGGAAATCCGTGAACTGTTTTAA
- a CDS encoding DUF1549 domain-containing protein, whose amino-acid sequence MTPRTSVLSILLVAACLAGVLCPAHSQAATETDTAIKLFPQTIDLRGSEARQGLSVQTLTNDEVTGPVTTPFQLTSSNPDVVKIEDQTAVPVGNGTAQITVLSGSAKSTSQVTVSGLDQPHRWSFRNDIEPVLTKTGCNSGPCHGALAGKGGFRLSLKAYDVPGDFHTIVEQARGRRIELSDPARSLLLIKPTGAVPHKGGVRFETDSREYRILSEWIAQGATPPAEQDAVIESLQVLPGRSILTKGQSQRLLVQARYSDNSVRDVTRWTAFSSVNESVAQVDEAGNIKVTGYGEGAIVCIFSSKVAISKITSPYPQDINPDIYARSPKHNFIDELVIKQLKRLNLPPSPQATDEEFVRRVYIDTIGTLPTPAEVNTFLADQRPDKRNQLIEQLLNRPEFVDYWTYKWSDLLLVNGELIRPQAVKAYHDWIYQHVKQNTPWDKLVHELITAQGSSIENGATNFYAIHQDPESMTENVSQAFLGLAIGCAKCHNHPLEKWTNGQYYAMANFFARVRAKGWGGSQGSGDGIRTLFVATKGDLAQPLTGKPQPPTPLDGASIDINAPEDRRVYLADWLTAKENPFFSRSITNRVWANFFGVGLVEAVDDMRESNPASNEELLSAASDYLKDQNFDLKALMRVILQSAAYQRSSQPLPENKDEKRFYSRYYPRRMMAEVLLDAISQVTEVPDEFTKYYEPNPQKTDFYPKGTRAIQLYDSSVISYFLKTFGRNERMITCECERSEEPTMVQVLHLSNGDTINNKLKAKESRVTKLLNAKQSDQELVEQIYLLCLSRKPTPEENTKLLNILKETPQAERRQVVEDLFWGVLSSREFLFNH is encoded by the coding sequence ATGACTCCTCGAACATCTGTCTTATCCATCCTGCTCGTCGCCGCCTGCCTTGCTGGCGTGCTCTGCCCTGCACACTCTCAGGCAGCGACAGAAACAGACACCGCCATCAAGTTGTTCCCGCAAACCATCGATCTGCGTGGCAGTGAAGCCCGCCAGGGGCTCTCGGTGCAGACACTGACCAATGACGAAGTCACTGGACCGGTCACGACTCCATTCCAGCTGACATCCAGTAATCCGGACGTCGTTAAGATTGAAGACCAGACCGCGGTCCCGGTCGGGAATGGCACAGCCCAGATTACCGTCCTGTCCGGTTCGGCTAAATCGACCAGCCAAGTCACCGTCAGTGGTCTCGACCAGCCACACCGCTGGAGTTTCCGCAACGATATTGAGCCGGTCCTGACCAAGACAGGCTGTAATTCGGGTCCCTGTCATGGCGCCCTGGCAGGCAAAGGGGGCTTTCGTCTCTCACTGAAAGCGTATGATGTGCCCGGTGACTTCCACACTATCGTCGAACAGGCACGCGGACGACGCATCGAGCTATCAGACCCGGCCCGCAGCCTGCTGTTGATCAAACCAACGGGAGCAGTTCCGCACAAAGGGGGCGTCCGCTTCGAAACCGATTCCCGCGAATACCGGATTCTCTCCGAATGGATCGCACAGGGGGCGACACCGCCGGCTGAGCAGGATGCTGTCATCGAAAGTCTACAAGTCCTTCCCGGGCGTTCAATCCTCACCAAAGGACAATCACAGCGTCTGCTGGTTCAGGCCCGTTACTCGGACAACTCTGTCCGCGATGTCACCCGCTGGACCGCATTTTCGTCCGTGAACGAGAGCGTCGCCCAGGTTGATGAAGCAGGAAATATCAAAGTCACCGGATACGGCGAAGGCGCGATTGTCTGTATCTTCTCCAGTAAAGTCGCGATCTCCAAAATCACGTCTCCCTATCCGCAGGACATCAATCCGGACATCTATGCCAGATCACCGAAACACAATTTCATCGATGAACTGGTCATCAAACAGCTCAAACGTTTGAACCTGCCCCCCTCACCTCAGGCGACTGATGAAGAATTTGTCCGCCGGGTCTACATCGACACAATAGGTACCCTTCCCACACCTGCCGAAGTCAACACTTTTCTCGCTGATCAGCGCCCGGACAAGCGAAACCAGTTGATCGAACAGCTGTTAAACCGCCCGGAGTTCGTGGATTACTGGACCTACAAATGGTCTGACCTGTTGCTGGTGAATGGTGAGTTGATTCGTCCCCAGGCAGTCAAAGCCTATCACGACTGGATCTATCAGCATGTGAAACAGAACACTCCCTGGGACAAGCTGGTACACGAACTGATTACCGCCCAGGGAAGCAGCATCGAAAACGGTGCAACCAACTTTTACGCGATTCACCAGGATCCGGAATCCATGACCGAAAATGTGAGCCAGGCATTTCTGGGTCTGGCCATCGGCTGTGCGAAGTGCCATAACCATCCACTCGAAAAATGGACCAACGGCCAATACTACGCGATGGCGAATTTCTTCGCCCGCGTGCGGGCCAAAGGCTGGGGTGGGAGCCAGGGCTCAGGCGATGGTATTCGCACCCTGTTTGTAGCGACCAAAGGGGATCTGGCTCAACCGCTGACGGGTAAACCTCAGCCCCCCACTCCCCTGGATGGTGCGTCGATTGACATCAATGCTCCCGAAGACCGCCGCGTCTATCTGGCAGACTGGTTGACGGCGAAAGAAAACCCCTTCTTCAGCCGTTCCATTACAAACCGCGTCTGGGCCAACTTCTTCGGAGTCGGCCTGGTCGAGGCGGTGGACGACATGCGGGAATCGAACCCCGCGAGTAACGAAGAGTTGCTGTCAGCTGCATCCGACTATCTGAAAGACCAGAACTTCGACCTGAAAGCACTGATGCGGGTCATCCTGCAGTCGGCTGCTTACCAGCGCAGCAGTCAACCCCTGCCTGAAAATAAAGACGAAAAACGATTCTACTCCCGCTACTATCCCCGGCGGATGATGGCCGAAGTCCTGCTGGATGCCATTTCGCAGGTCACGGAAGTACCGGATGAATTCACAAAGTATTACGAACCGAATCCACAGAAAACGGACTTTTATCCCAAGGGGACCCGGGCAATTCAGTTATATGATTCGTCTGTGATCTCCTACTTCCTGAAGACTTTTGGACGAAACGAGCGGATGATTACCTGCGAATGCGAGCGTTCCGAAGAACCAACGATGGTCCAGGTGCTGCACCTCTCGAATGGCGACACCATCAATAACAAGCTCAAAGCCAAAGAGAGTCGGGTCACAAAACTGCTGAATGCGAAACAGTCAGACCAGGAACTGGTCGAGCAGATATATCTGCTGTGCCTCTCTCGGAAACCCACTCCAGAGGAAAATACCAAGTTGCTCAATATTCTGAAAGAGACCCCGCAGGCCGAGAGACGCCAGGTCGTAGAAGACCTGTTCTGGGGTGTGCTCAGCAGCCGCGAGTTTCTGTTCAACCACTGA
- a CDS encoding c-type cytochrome domain-containing protein — MLKLSDKFLLVTACLLLFLPQSVPAAEAPIDYSKQVAPLLRKYCEGCHTADDGEGKFSTETFADLLKGGEHGPAVLPGDSQSSRLIRMIKGELKPVMPPEDSGEKLTAAEIAVLTEWINQGAKGPSGKEPLRMELTVPEIKPAQGISKPIASLVWSPASDLIAIARFSEIDLLSGNSNKLVRTIKGLPGKVNSVRFSNDDKWLITSSGTTGLFGQADIWEVGTRKKLHKFVGHKDVLYAAQVSPDQKWLATGSYDNNIILWDIATGNKVRTLSGHNGAIFDLAFSPDSTALASASADATVKVWQVATGERLDTLSQPLKEQTSVSFSPDGNYIVATGADNRIRKWRFVSRKSARINPLVIARFAHESPVIQITYSPDGKWLASISDDRSLKIWDADQLQLLHVIENLPAIPTSVAFAPDSQTAIVGFSNGQLKRFSLPSSQPAGSTGQIIARQSPETDEFTPMASAETVQIKEQEPNNQPGQATPLKGVSVVASGLINGTQSGQTDVDLYQFQSKAGQEWLIETNAARKKSKLDSKIDVLDAEGNQIPRVLLRAVRDSYFTFRGKDSNIVNDFRIHNWREMELNEYLYCNGEVVKLWLYPRGPDSGFNVYPGLGRRYTYFGTSPITHALHEPCYIVDPYPAGTELPPNGLPVFTIFYENNDDGRRELGDDSRLIFKAPKDGTYLVRVSDVRGFQGQDFHYDLTVRPRQPDFKVTLNGANPKVNAGSGQEIELVAQRIDGFDGPIRVDISDVPPGLHVTSPIIIQAGHDRAYGTIYADPVEETNGPLVAPRPSDSRYQSVNVSATATIAGKEVSHNVNPLGVVQVQKKPRLMIRMVTLDSDGLSIAGDQLAEIPDKPLELTIHPGETIAAKVVVLRDGYKGVVGFGREYAGRNLPHGVFVDNIGLNGLLLLDDQSERTFYLTAAKWVPETTRLFHLRADQEGRQTSIPVLLHVKRKEKLANRSN; from the coding sequence ATGTTGAAACTTTCTGATAAATTCCTGCTGGTTACCGCCTGCCTGCTGCTGTTTCTCCCACAGTCAGTTCCAGCTGCGGAAGCGCCCATTGATTATTCAAAACAGGTCGCCCCCCTGCTCCGCAAATATTGTGAAGGCTGTCATACAGCAGACGACGGGGAAGGAAAATTCTCGACAGAGACTTTCGCTGACCTACTCAAAGGGGGAGAACATGGCCCTGCGGTCCTGCCGGGTGACAGTCAATCAAGCCGATTGATCCGCATGATCAAGGGTGAACTTAAACCTGTCATGCCTCCGGAAGATAGCGGCGAGAAACTGACGGCTGCTGAAATCGCAGTGCTGACAGAATGGATCAATCAGGGCGCTAAAGGCCCCTCAGGCAAGGAACCGTTGCGGATGGAATTGACCGTTCCTGAGATCAAACCGGCACAGGGAATCTCCAAACCGATTGCATCGCTGGTCTGGTCTCCCGCAAGCGACCTGATTGCCATCGCCCGTTTCTCTGAGATCGATCTGCTTTCAGGGAATTCGAACAAACTGGTACGCACCATCAAAGGCCTGCCCGGGAAAGTGAATTCGGTTCGCTTCAGTAATGACGACAAGTGGCTGATCACATCTTCGGGAACCACAGGGCTGTTCGGACAGGCGGACATCTGGGAGGTGGGCACCAGGAAAAAACTTCACAAATTTGTGGGTCATAAAGATGTTCTCTATGCAGCACAGGTCAGCCCGGACCAGAAATGGCTGGCGACCGGAAGTTACGATAACAACATTATTCTCTGGGATATCGCAACCGGCAACAAAGTCAGAACGTTAAGCGGGCACAACGGTGCGATTTTTGACCTCGCATTCAGCCCGGATTCGACGGCGCTCGCGAGTGCCTCTGCAGATGCCACGGTCAAAGTCTGGCAGGTTGCCACGGGAGAACGGCTGGATACGCTGAGTCAGCCTCTCAAGGAACAGACATCAGTGAGCTTCAGCCCGGACGGGAACTACATCGTCGCTACGGGAGCCGATAACCGGATTCGCAAATGGCGATTTGTTTCCCGGAAGTCAGCACGAATCAATCCTCTGGTGATTGCCCGCTTTGCGCATGAAAGTCCGGTGATTCAGATCACTTATTCTCCAGATGGAAAATGGCTGGCTTCCATTTCGGATGACCGTTCGCTGAAAATCTGGGATGCAGACCAGTTGCAGTTACTGCATGTCATTGAAAACCTGCCCGCGATCCCCACGTCGGTCGCTTTTGCCCCCGACTCACAGACAGCCATAGTAGGCTTCAGTAACGGACAGCTGAAACGGTTTTCCCTGCCTTCCAGCCAGCCTGCAGGCAGCACCGGACAGATTATTGCCCGGCAGTCCCCTGAAACAGACGAATTCACACCGATGGCTTCTGCTGAAACAGTGCAGATTAAAGAACAGGAGCCCAATAATCAGCCTGGTCAGGCGACGCCTCTCAAGGGAGTCTCTGTCGTCGCCAGCGGTCTGATCAATGGCACTCAGTCCGGACAGACCGATGTCGACCTGTACCAGTTCCAATCCAAAGCGGGCCAGGAATGGCTGATTGAAACTAACGCCGCCCGTAAGAAATCAAAGCTCGATTCTAAAATTGATGTTCTGGATGCTGAAGGCAACCAGATTCCCCGCGTCTTGTTACGGGCGGTACGTGACTCGTATTTCACCTTCCGCGGCAAGGATTCCAACATTGTCAATGATTTCCGTATCCATAACTGGCGGGAGATGGAATTGAATGAGTACCTGTATTGCAACGGGGAAGTCGTCAAACTCTGGCTCTACCCCCGTGGTCCCGACTCGGGCTTCAACGTTTATCCGGGTCTCGGTCGGCGTTATACCTATTTTGGCACCTCGCCGATCACGCATGCGTTACACGAACCCTGCTATATCGTCGATCCCTATCCTGCGGGAACCGAACTGCCTCCCAATGGACTGCCGGTGTTTACGATTTTCTACGAGAACAACGACGATGGCAGACGCGAGCTGGGAGATGACTCGCGACTGATCTTCAAAGCCCCCAAGGACGGCACCTACCTGGTGCGTGTCTCGGATGTACGTGGTTTTCAAGGGCAGGATTTTCATTACGATCTGACTGTCCGTCCCCGTCAGCCCGATTTCAAAGTGACACTGAATGGGGCCAATCCCAAGGTCAACGCTGGCAGTGGACAGGAAATTGAACTGGTCGCCCAGCGAATTGATGGTTTTGATGGTCCGATCCGCGTGGACATTTCTGATGTTCCCCCTGGCCTGCATGTTACCAGTCCCATCATCATTCAGGCTGGTCACGACCGGGCTTATGGAACAATTTACGCCGATCCCGTTGAGGAAACGAACGGCCCCCTGGTTGCTCCCCGCCCCTCCGATAGCCGTTACCAGAGTGTAAACGTCTCTGCGACCGCGACTATCGCAGGCAAAGAAGTCAGCCATAATGTCAATCCTCTCGGCGTAGTCCAGGTTCAGAAGAAGCCGCGTCTGATGATTCGAATGGTCACCCTCGATTCAGACGGATTGAGTATCGCCGGAGATCAACTGGCTGAAATCCCAGACAAACCACTGGAGTTGACCATCCATCCAGGTGAAACAATCGCAGCTAAGGTTGTGGTGCTGCGGGATGGTTATAAAGGTGTCGTCGGCTTTGGTCGTGAATATGCCGGCCGAAATCTGCCCCACGGCGTGTTTGTCGACAACATCGGCCTGAACGGTTTATTGCTGCTGGACGATCAGAGCGAACGAACATTCTACCTGACCGCCGCGAAATGGGTGCCGGAAACAACCCGGCTGTTCCATCTGCGTGCTGATCAGGAAGGCAGACAGACTTCCATCCCCGTCCTACTGCACGTCAAACGCAAAGAAAAACTGGCCAACCGATCGAACTGA
- a CDS encoding c-type cytochrome, whose amino-acid sequence MIQALKTLCIATSVLLVSQAMLAAKDSSAPDSTQVWTFKQKEHGWTPYRDCTLDVKDNLLQVNSTGKDPHFGRELKSPAGWKKVKVRLRAPNRLRGELYWKTEQKNGYADERSEKFDTRGNNKDWQDLTFVFYADSPLTGLRFDPSSRKGLVEIESISLEDSEPPRSATATPVDQIKLLEGYKVELLYSVPTDVEGSWVSMTIDPKGRLIASDQYGALYRITPAKIGAKTNDTQVEKLNVDMGMAHGLLYAFDSLYAVVNGGDTRPSGLYRLKDTNGDDQFDDVQFLREIKGAGEHGPHAIILSPDKKSLYIAAGNHTDLPNPEKSLVPRNWDEDLLLPRLWDARGHAAGKLAPGGWICRTDPEGKEFELVSSGFRNEYDIAFNPEGELFTYDADMEWDVGSPWYRPTRVNHVTSGSEFGWRSGTGKWPAYYPDSLPAVVNIGQGSPTGIVFGTGTKFPAKYQQSLFISDWSYGIIYAVHMKPEGASYVATYEKFASATPLPVTDLVVNPVDGALYFTIGGRRTQSGLYRITYTGKESTAPVSATPAELAGYRALRRDLEKYHEQQNEEVVYKVWPYLGHADRHIRYAARIALEHQPVEQWQNCVLIEQDPATLINAGIALARNGKPAVKHALLEKLNGLDWAALSQTEKMDLLRLYQLVFIRLGEPTERERIDVLAQIDKSYPASDVFMNRELSRLLVYLNAPKVIERTLALQDKALTQEEQIHYAKVLSSLASGWNNDLRKRYFEWYLKSTAHKGGRSFDKFLVNIRAEAIKTLTDAEEKALKPVLEINLEKAEPVPQGPPRPVVKKWTVDELLHAANNDDGQRNFERGREMFAVAACFKCHRFAGEGGTIGPDLTGVGGRFNAQNLLESIIEPSKVISDQYASTMFILDDGRVVNGRVINLSGKNLMVLTDMTNPSDLASINRDSVEEMMPSKSSMMPTGLVDTLTKEEALDLLAYLRSGGNSKHELFKKKD is encoded by the coding sequence GTGATTCAAGCACTTAAAACATTGTGTATTGCTACCAGTGTTCTGCTGGTATCCCAGGCCATGCTCGCGGCCAAAGATTCCAGCGCACCCGATTCGACTCAAGTCTGGACCTTCAAACAGAAAGAACACGGGTGGACTCCCTATCGTGACTGCACTCTGGATGTCAAAGACAATCTGCTGCAGGTAAACAGCACTGGTAAAGATCCCCATTTTGGCCGCGAACTCAAATCCCCGGCTGGCTGGAAGAAAGTCAAAGTCCGTCTGCGGGCTCCCAATCGACTGCGTGGAGAACTCTACTGGAAAACAGAACAGAAAAACGGGTATGCGGATGAACGATCCGAGAAGTTCGATACCCGTGGAAATAACAAAGACTGGCAAGATCTGACTTTTGTCTTTTACGCTGACTCTCCTCTGACGGGACTTCGCTTCGATCCTTCCAGCCGAAAAGGTCTGGTAGAAATCGAGTCGATATCGCTGGAAGATTCTGAACCACCGCGTTCTGCGACTGCCACCCCGGTCGATCAGATCAAGTTGCTTGAGGGTTACAAAGTCGAATTGCTTTACTCGGTACCTACCGATGTCGAAGGGTCTTGGGTCAGTATGACCATCGACCCGAAAGGCCGTCTGATCGCCTCTGATCAATACGGTGCTCTCTATCGCATCACGCCGGCTAAGATTGGTGCTAAAACCAACGATACCCAGGTTGAAAAACTGAATGTCGATATGGGTATGGCGCATGGTCTGCTCTATGCCTTCGACAGTCTGTACGCCGTAGTGAATGGTGGGGATACGCGTCCTTCCGGTCTCTATCGTCTTAAAGACACTAACGGGGATGATCAGTTCGACGATGTGCAGTTCCTGCGTGAGATTAAAGGTGCCGGTGAGCATGGTCCGCATGCGATTATTCTCTCGCCCGATAAAAAATCACTCTACATCGCAGCCGGCAACCATACCGATCTGCCCAACCCTGAAAAATCACTCGTTCCCCGTAACTGGGATGAAGACCTGTTGCTGCCACGTCTGTGGGATGCCCGCGGACATGCGGCTGGTAAGCTGGCGCCCGGTGGTTGGATCTGTCGCACCGATCCGGAAGGGAAGGAGTTTGAATTAGTCAGTAGTGGGTTCCGTAATGAATATGACATTGCCTTCAATCCGGAAGGGGAGCTGTTTACTTACGATGCCGACATGGAATGGGACGTGGGATCTCCATGGTACCGTCCGACGCGCGTCAATCACGTGACCAGCGGCAGCGAATTCGGCTGGCGTTCAGGAACGGGCAAATGGCCTGCATACTATCCCGACAGCCTGCCGGCTGTAGTAAATATCGGTCAGGGTTCGCCCACAGGGATTGTTTTCGGAACCGGAACCAAATTCCCTGCGAAGTACCAGCAATCGCTGTTCATCTCCGACTGGAGTTACGGCATCATTTACGCCGTGCATATGAAACCCGAGGGAGCGTCATACGTCGCGACCTACGAAAAATTTGCTTCGGCGACTCCGCTGCCGGTTACCGATCTGGTTGTCAATCCGGTTGATGGGGCGCTGTATTTCACGATTGGCGGACGCCGCACCCAGTCAGGTCTGTACCGGATTACCTACACCGGTAAAGAATCGACGGCTCCCGTGTCGGCGACTCCAGCCGAGTTGGCCGGTTATCGGGCACTGCGTCGTGATCTGGAAAAATATCACGAACAGCAGAATGAAGAAGTCGTTTACAAGGTCTGGCCATACCTGGGACATGCCGATCGTCACATTCGTTATGCTGCCCGGATTGCCCTGGAACATCAGCCTGTCGAACAGTGGCAGAACTGTGTGTTGATCGAACAGGATCCCGCTACGCTGATCAATGCAGGGATCGCGCTGGCCCGGAACGGGAAACCAGCAGTGAAACACGCCCTGCTGGAGAAATTGAACGGCCTCGACTGGGCTGCATTATCTCAGACCGAGAAAATGGATCTGCTGCGTCTTTATCAACTCGTCTTCATCAGACTCGGTGAACCAACTGAGCGGGAACGAATTGATGTCCTGGCACAAATCGACAAGTCTTATCCTGCCAGTGATGTCTTCATGAACCGGGAACTCAGTCGTCTGCTGGTTTATCTCAACGCTCCTAAAGTGATCGAGCGAACTCTGGCACTTCAGGACAAAGCCCTGACTCAGGAAGAGCAGATTCACTATGCCAAGGTGCTCAGCAGTCTGGCCAGTGGCTGGAACAATGATCTGCGAAAGCGTTATTTCGAATGGTATCTGAAGTCGACTGCTCATAAGGGCGGAAGATCGTTTGATAAGTTCCTGGTTAACATTCGCGCGGAAGCCATCAAAACGCTGACCGATGCGGAAGAGAAAGCCCTCAAACCGGTTCTGGAAATCAATCTGGAAAAAGCGGAACCGGTTCCCCAGGGACCACCGCGGCCGGTTGTGAAAAAATGGACCGTTGATGAACTGTTACACGCGGCCAATAACGATGATGGCCAGCGGAACTTTGAACGGGGCCGTGAAATGTTTGCTGTGGCAGCCTGTTTCAAATGTCATCGGTTTGCCGGTGAAGGGGGAACCATTGGACCCGACCTGACCGGCGTCGGTGGGCGTTTCAATGCCCAGAATCTGCTCGAATCGATTATCGAGCCTTCCAAGGTGATTTCCGATCAGTACGCCTCCACCATGTTCATTCTGGATGATGGTCGCGTTGTCAACGGGCGGGTCATTAACCTGAGTGGTAAAAACCTGATGGTGCTGACCGATATGACCAATCCCAGTGATCTGGCATCGATTAACCGAGATAGCGTTGAGGAGATGATGCCTTCCAAATCATCCATGATGCCGACCGGGCTGGTGGATACGCTGACGAAGGAAGAAGCCCTTGATCTGCTCGCCTACCTGCGATCTGGTGGGAATTCAAAACACGAGCTGTTTAAGAAGAAAGACTAG
- a CDS encoding sugar-binding protein, with protein MTCRELIRSCTLFATILSISILLPACNQQKGNGKKTVAFVTNGVDPFWVIAQRGAEKAGEDLDVNVEVRMPPQGVADQKRMVQELLAQNVDGIAISPIDPENQNELLKEIAERSILITQDSDAPESPRQCYIGMDNYTAGRMCGELVKEALPDGGEVMLFVGRLGQANARQRRQGVIDELMDRSHDGSRYDEPGEVIKNDKYSILDTRTDDFDHPQAKANAEDAIANHPNLKCMVGLFAYNPPLCLEAIRDAGKLKEIKVVSFDENEASLQGIMDGTVVGTVVQNPYQYGYESVRVLKALANGDKSVIPENEILHIPARKIRKDNVEEFWTELKSLLGDSAKKDQGQPASETTKSAKKTDPGATPDPRYPQQQKEPQKDE; from the coding sequence ATGACCTGTCGCGAACTGATTCGGAGCTGCACCCTTTTTGCAACTATCTTAAGTATTTCAATACTGTTACCCGCCTGTAACCAGCAGAAAGGGAACGGTAAAAAAACAGTTGCCTTCGTCACAAACGGAGTCGACCCGTTCTGGGTGATTGCCCAGAGAGGTGCTGAAAAAGCGGGTGAAGACCTGGATGTGAATGTCGAAGTGAGAATGCCCCCCCAGGGTGTGGCGGATCAGAAACGAATGGTTCAGGAACTGCTGGCTCAGAACGTCGACGGGATTGCGATCAGTCCGATTGATCCGGAAAATCAAAATGAGCTGTTAAAAGAAATCGCCGAGCGATCGATTCTGATCACTCAAGATTCCGACGCACCGGAAAGTCCCCGTCAGTGCTATATCGGCATGGATAACTACACCGCCGGTCGGATGTGTGGAGAACTGGTTAAGGAAGCCCTGCCAGACGGAGGCGAGGTCATGTTGTTCGTGGGACGTCTGGGTCAGGCGAATGCCCGTCAACGCAGGCAGGGTGTGATTGACGAACTTATGGATCGCTCGCACGACGGTTCACGCTACGACGAACCAGGTGAGGTCATCAAGAATGACAAATACTCGATTCTGGATACCCGTACGGACGACTTCGACCATCCGCAAGCCAAAGCGAATGCGGAAGACGCGATTGCCAATCATCCCAATTTAAAATGCATGGTCGGTCTGTTTGCTTACAATCCTCCGCTCTGCCTGGAGGCGATTCGTGACGCCGGGAAACTGAAAGAAATCAAGGTTGTCTCATTTGACGAAAATGAAGCCAGCCTGCAGGGAATCATGGATGGCACGGTCGTAGGCACCGTCGTTCAAAACCCTTATCAGTACGGCTATGAATCGGTACGCGTTTTGAAAGCACTCGCTAACGGTGACAAATCAGTGATCCCGGAAAATGAGATTCTGCACATTCCGGCTCGCAAGATCCGTAAGGACAATGTTGAGGAGTTCTGGACCGAACTGAAATCACTGCTCGGCGATTCTGCGAAAAAAGATCAGGGTCAGCCCGCAAGCGAGACAACAAAATCCGCAAAGAAAACAGATCCGGGAGCAACACCAGACCCCCGTTACCCACAACAGCAGAAGGAACCGCAGAAGGATGAGTAG